The Streptomyces sp. A2-16 sequence GGCGTTCCGCGCGCTCGGGGACACCTCCTGGGCGACCGTCCGTGAGGATCTGGCCCGTACGATCCGCGGCCGGGGCGGCTCCGCGGAGGATCGCTTCGGCCCCGCGGGGACCGAACTCCAGGCCGTCGTACGGGTCCAGGGCCCTCCCGGCAAGGACCGTCAGACCGCGCGTGTGCTCGGCCACGACGGTCCGGGGTGGATCCTGCGCGGCTTCGTGAGCGGAGTCGGCGCGGAACCCGACAGCACCGAGGAGTGGCCCTACGCCACGTTCCAGGGCACGGTGGTCCGCCCGCCCTCCGCTCCCTCGGCCGACGACCCGCTGATCCGGCTGCGGTGGCCGGAGTCGGGTGTCTGAGCCCGCCGCTTAGACAAGGGCATGACGCGCACGGTACTCATGTGCCATGAGCGAAGACGGCGAACACCCGCCCGACGGACGTCTGATCGGTGGGCGCTACCGGCTCACCGGGCGGATCGGCTCCGGGCCGAGCGGCACCGTGTGGCGGGCCTTCGACGAGCACGACGAGCGGTATGTCGCCGTCAAGGAGCCCTACTTGAACGGGGACGCGGAGGGCGAGGAACGGCGGCGGGCCGCGCACCGGCTGCCCCACGAGGCCCGCGCCGCCGCACGCGTCGACCATCCGGCCGCCGTTGCCATTCACGACGTACTGCTCGAAAACGAACTCCCCTTGATCGTCATGGAGTTGGTGGAGGGCGAGTCGCTGCACACGGCCCTCGCCGCCCATGGGCCACTGCCGGCCCCCGAAGCCGCCCGGATCGCCCTCGCCGTCCTCGGCGCACTGCACGCCGCCCACGGCGTCGGCATCGTCCACCGTGACGTGAAGCCGTCCAACGTCCTTCTCGAAGCGGGCAGCGGGCGTGTCGTCCTGACCGACTTCGGCATAGGCGCCGCCGGCCAGAGCACTGCCACGGAGGCCTCCGCCGATTTCGTCGCCCCGGAGTCCCTCTCGGGGCGGGGCGCGGGTCCCGCCTCCGACCTGTGGTCGCTGGGCGCGCTGCTGCGCGCGGCGATCGCGGGCGGCGCGACCGGTCCCCTGGATCCCCTGCTGACGCGGCTCCTCGCCCCCGAGCCGGAGGCACGGCCGACGGCTCGGGAGGCCGCCGAGGTGCTGGCCGAGGTCGCCGGGACCGGACTGCCGGAGTGGGCCACGGAGACGGCCGCTGCGCCCGCGGCCGAGGAAGCCCCGACGCCGGCCCCCGTGCTGACCCCGGCCGACGCCCCGGACCAGGCCGGCGCGATCCACGAACCCCGGCGCCTCACCGCCCTGTCCGCCCTGGGCCTGCTGCTGCAGAAAAAACCCGAACGCGGTTGATCGTCCCCCGCCCAACCCCCTGATCAGCGCATTCACCGCCAGTCATCACTGGCATGGTGTGTGCAGGTCGTGAGGGCCCGTTACCGACGGGTACCCAAAGTCCCCGCTCCCGAATACCCTGCGGCTCATGACGGACGCGCAGGCCCCGGCCAAGACCGGCACGAACCCCCTCGCCCCCGCCCCGGAGGGCGCCCGTACCGCGGCCGACGTGGTCACCCCGGAGCTGGTCGCCCAGCTCACCAAGGGGGTGACCGGGTCCGGCCGTACCGCCAACCACACGCCGTTCACCGGCGAGAAGCTGGCCGACCTGCCCGAGTCCACGCCCGAGGACGTGCAGAAGGCATTCGAGGCGGCCCGCACGGCGCAGGCGGTGTGGGAGCAGACCCCCGTGCGGCGGCGCGCGGCCGTCCTGCTCCGCTTCCACGACCTGATCCTCGAACGCCAGGCAGAGGTCCTCGACCTCATCCAGCTGGAGACCGGCAAGGCCCGGCTGCACGCCCACGAGGAGGTGCAGGCGGTCGCCGTGGCGGCGCGGCACTACGGCCGCAAGGCGCCCGCCTACCTGAAGCCCAAGGGGCACACCGGGGCCGTGCCGACCCTCACCAAGGTCACCGAACTGCGTCACCCGCGCGGGGTCGTCGGTCAGATAGCCCCCTGGAACTACCCGCTGGAGCTGTCCGTCGGCGACGCGCTTCCCGCCTTCGTCGCGGGCAACGCCGTCGTGATGAAGCCGGACACGGAGACCTGCCTGACCGCACTGTGGGCGCGTGACCTGCTGATCGAGGCCGGGCTGCCCGCCGAGGTGTTCCAGGTCGTCCTCGGTGAGGGTCCCGTCGTCGGTCCCGAGGTCGTCCGGCACGCCGACTACGTCTCCTTCACCGGCTCCACCCGCACCGGCCGCGAGGTCGCCCAGGGCGCCGCCGCCCGTCTGGTCGGCGTCTCCCTCGAACTCGGCGGCAAGAACGCCATGCTGGTCCTCGAGGACGCCGACCTCGAGAAGGCCGCCGCCGGAGCCGTCCGCGCCTGCTTCTCCTCGGCCGGCCAACTCTGCATCTCCATCGAGCGGTTGTACGTCCACGAGTCGATCGCGGACGCGTTCGTCGAGCGTTTCGCCGCCCGTACGAAGGCCATGCGGCTCGGCACGTCCCTCGCCTACGGCGCGGACATGGGTTCCCTCGTCGGGGAGCGGCAGTTGGAGACCGTCACCCGGCACGTCGAGGAGGCCTTGTCCAAGGGCGCCAAGGTCATCGCCGGTGGTGTCGCCCGCCCGGACGTCGGCCCCTACTTCTTCGAGCCGACCATTCTCGACGGAGTCACCGAGCCCATGGCGGTGTGCGCCGAGGAGACCTTCGGCCCGGTCGTGTCCATCTACCGGTTCAAGACCGAGGACGAGGCGGTCGAGCTCGCCAACTCCACCCCGTACGGCCTGAATTCGTCGGTGTGGACGAAGGACGGCAAGCGGGGCCGCGAGATCGCCTCCCGGGTGCGGGCCGGCACGGTCAACGTCAACGAGGGATACGCCTCCGCCTACGGCAGCGTCCAGTCCCCGATGGGCGGCATGAAGGACTCCGGCCTCGGCCGCCGCCACGGCTCCGAGGGCATCCTCAAGTACACCGAGGCCCAGACCGTCGCCCAGCAGCGCCTGCTGCCGATGGCGCCCTCGCTGGGCATGGACGACGAGAAGTACGCGCAGTTCATGAGCCGGAGCCTGCGGTTGATGAAGGCGCTCCGCTTCAAGTAGAGACACCCGTTCCAGACGACGTTCTCGACGAGGAGAGCACGTGGCACAGGACACCTACGACTACGACGTCGTCGTCGTCGGCTCCGGATTCGGCGGCAGCGTCACCGCTCTTCGCCTCACCGAGAAGGGCTACCGCGTAGGTGTCCTGGAAGCCGGCCGCCGTTTCACCCGCGAGACGCTCCCCAAGAACTCCTGGGACCTGAGGAACTACCTCTGGGCGCCCAAGCTCGGCATGTTCGGCATCCAGCGCATCCACCTGCTCGGCAACGTCATGGTCCTCGCGGGGGCGGGCGTCGGCGGCGGCTCCCTCAACTACGCCAACACCCTCTACGTCCCCCCGAAGCCCTTCTTCGAGGACCCCCAGTGGCGTGACATCACGGACTGGCAGGAGGAGCTGAAGCCGTACTACGACCAGGCCAGGCGCATGCTCGGCGTACGGCTCAACCCGACGATGACCCCCTCCGACGTCCATCTGAAGGCGGCCGCCGAACGGATGGGCGTCGGCGACACCTTCCACATGGCCCCGGTCGGCGTCTTCTTCGGCGACGGCGAGGACGCCGAGGGCAGGAGCAAGGCAGGCCCCGGCGAGCAGGTCGAGGACCCCTACTTCGGCGGCGCGGGCCCCACCCGCAAGGCCTGCATCGAGTGCGGCGAGTGCATGACCGGCTGCCGGCACGGGGCCAAGAACACCCTGAACGAGAACTACCTCCACCTCGCCGAGAAGGCGGGCGCGGTCGTGCACCCCATGACCACGGTCGTCTCGGTCACGGACGACTCGCAGGGCGGCTACGCGATCGCGACCCTCCCGACCGACGACCGCCGCAAGTCGTCCAGGGGCCGCACCTTCAAGGCCCGCCAGGTCGTCATCGCCGCCGGCACCTACGGCACCCAGACCCTGCTGCACCGCATGAAGGCGGGCGGCCAACTGCCGTACCTCTCGGACCGGCTGGGCGAGCTCACCCGCACCAACTCCGAGGCCCTGGTCGGCGCGCAGACCGACAACCGCCGCTACCGCAGGGCCACCGGCGAGCAGAAGGTCGACTTCACCCGGGGCGTCGCCATCACCTCGTCCATCCACCCGGACGAGAACACCCACATCGAGCCGGTCCGCTACGGCAAGGGCTCCAACTCGATGGGCGGACTGTCGATCCTCCAGGTGCCGTACGCCGAGGGCTCGTCGAGGGTCATGGCCTGGCTGGCGAACGCCGCGAGGCACCCGCTGCTCGTCCTGCGCTCCCTGTCCAACCGCCGCTGGTCGGAGAAGACCATCATCGGCCTGGTCATGCAGTCGCTGGACAACTCCCTGACGACGTACCTGAAACCGGACGGCGTCGGCAAGGGCCTGCTCACCGCACGCCAGGGCCACGGCGCCCCCAACCCCAAGCAGATCAGGGCCGCTTCGGAGGCCGCGTCCGCGATCGCGGCCGACATCAACGGCTTCCCCGGCTCCAACGTCGGCGAGCTGATGGGGGCCCCGCTCACCGCCCACTTCCTCGGCGGCTGCCCCATCGGCTCCTCCCGCGAGACCGGCGTCATCGACCCGTACCACCGGCTCTACGGCCACCCCGGCATCTCGGTCGTGGACGGCGCCGCGGTCTCCGCCAACCTCGGTGTGAACCCGTCGCTGACGATCACCGCGCAGGCCGAGCGGGCGATGTCGTACTGGCCCAACAAGGGCGAGCGGGACCCGCGTCCGGCGCAGGGCCAGGCCTACGAGCGTCTGAACCCCGTCGAGCCCGCCTCACCGGCGGTCCCGGCGGAGGCCTTCGGCGCGCTGAAGCTGCCGTTCCTGGGCATGCCCACGGTGCCGAAGAAGTCGTAGCACCCGAAAGAAACCAAAGAGAAGGACCTGCACCCCCCTCCGAGCACAGGTCCTTCTCTTTTTCTTGCGTCAAGCTGTCTGTACGGCTGTTACGGCCCTACGACTCAGGCGTGGGCGCCGGTGGCACCCTTGCGGCGCTTGACCGCGAAGACCACACCGGTACCGGCGACGACGGCGAAGCCGCCGACGAGGCCGAGGACCGGAAGGGCCGAGCTCGAACCGGTCTCGGCGAGCTTGCCGTCCACGTCCACGTCGTTGACGTCGGAGATGGCACCCTTGCCGCCGGTCTGCGGCTTGGCGTCGTTCGGCTTGCCCGGGTCGGAGCCGGCCGGCAGGACCTCGAAGTAGTAGATGCCGGCGTTCTCGTCGTCGGAGATCCAGCAGCCCTTGTCGTCCTGGTACTCGGCGAGACCGATGGCGATGCCGATCGCGCTCGGGACCTCACGGTCGACCTTCACCCGCAGCTGGTAGCTGAGGGAGTCGCCGCCGTCGAGGGAGAAGGCGTTGAACGAACCGCCCTCGCCGAACTGCGTGGCCACGTCGACCCAGCTGCCGCCCTGCTTCACCTGCACGGTGACCAGGTCGCTGTAGTCCTCCTCGAAGTTCCAGTCGACCGCCCCGACACCGACGAAGGGCTGGATGTCCTTGATCGTCTCGTCGCCGGAGTTGCTGACGTTGAACTTGAAGTTCGTCCAGCCGCTGCCCGCCACGATGCTGTCGGGCAGACCGGTCAGCGAGCTGTGCAGCTTGTCGCTGTCGTTGAAGACCGGGGCGCCGTCCTCGTCGACCTCGCACTCGTCGACAGGCTCGCCGCTCTCGCTCGCCGAGGGGCTGCTGCTCGTGGTGGCCGAGCTGGACGCGCTCGCCGAAGGGCTGCTGCTGGTGGTGGCCGAGCTCGACGCGCCCGTGGACGGGCTGCTGCTCGCGGGCGTGCTCGCCGGGTCGTCCGGGGTCGTCGCCGGGTCGGCCGGGGTGCTCGCGGGGTCCGTCGCGGTGGTGTCGGCGGCGGGGGTGCTGTCCGTCGCGGTCGGCGTGGGGGACTCGTCCGCGAACGCGCTCGGCGCGGCGAACAGGGCCAGCGGCGCTATCGCGGCGGTCGCGGCCGCGGCGGCCAGTGCACGACGAAGCTTCATGAAGACCTCGGAAGTCAGGTGTACTGCGCTGTCCGCAGCACGCGTCAGGGGAGGCCTCCGCGTGTGGGGCGCGGGTGGGGCCCGTGGTTCGTGAGGTTTGATCCACGACGGGTGTGAATGGTTGTGCGGGCATTCACAGAAAACTTATGTGGGCTGAGTCACATACAGGTTCTTCTTGTGAACACGCTTTCCAAGGCCCTAGAACTGACTCACGTGTCAGAAGACCCCAAGATTCCCGACGACGTCTGGGAACAGTTCGCCCGTGACACCGAACGGGACATCCGAGGCTCCGCCCCCAAGGAACCCTCCGCACGGGCCCGGGAGGTGACGGAGCGGCTGCGGCGACAGGAAGAGCGCGGCGAACTGCCCGAGGGCTGGCGCACCGGGCCGGCCTGGCAACAGAAGAAGAGCAGGCGCGGCCTGTGGGGCGTCCTCGGTGTCGCCGTCGCGGTCGTCGTGGCCGTCGTCGCGGTGAAGCCCTCACTGGTGCCGGGCGACCTCTTCGGCGGGAGAACCTCCTCCGAGGCCGCGTCCTCCCCGCTGCCCGAGGAGACCGCGGCGCCGACCGCCGCACCCTCCGCCGAGTCCTCCGCGATCCCCACCCTGGACGACCCGTTCGCAGGGTCGCCCGCCAAGCGCTGGGCCGACGGCGCCGCCGGGATCTCCGTACCGAAGGCCGAGGCCGTCGGCGGCCGGTCGCAGGCGCAGGTCGCAAAGACGCTGGAGCTGACCAAGAAGCTGCTGGTGGAGTCGAACCTCGACCCGGCGACGCTCCGCGGCGAACGGCCCAAGGCGGCCCTCGACGTGCTGGACCCGCTGCAGAAGGACGTTCGCGGCCTCCTGGAGACCGCCCTGCGCAAGCCGGACGAGAAGCACGACCCGCTGTGGATGTTCAGCCGCTTCGACCCCAAGGAGGCCCGGCTGGTCGGCGACGTCGTGAAGACCCGCGGCAGGATGACCTTCAAGGCGGGCGACCACGCCTCGGTGGCAGTGCACGCCGACTACACCTTCGTCTACCCCGTCGTGCAGACCAACGGCTCCACCGAGGTGACCCGCACCATCATCCGCAGGATCCTCGACGTCGAGATCTCCGACCCGGCCAAGTACCAGGTCACCCCGGGCAAGCTCTCCGTCGTGAACTGGGATCAGGACATCAACAACTCGGCCTGCGAGGTGTACGACGGCTATCTGCACCCGTCGTTCCGCTCGGCCGAACCCACGGGGCCGGACCCCACGGGGCCGACCACGGACCCGTACGACCGCAGCAAGCCCCTCGACCCGAAGCGTGCGGAAGGCTGCGGGACGGTCTCCCGCGTCTGACGCGCCCCAACTCCCGGGCCGAGCAGGCGAAGGGCCCCGCGGGACGGAGCCGCGGGGCCCTTCTTTCGTCAGCACCGACGTCAGGGCAGCGCCGGTGCCTGGGAGCGGCGCCGGGGGGTTGCGCCGCTTGCTCTGTGTGCCGTTGTGTGTGCCCGCAGATGGTCTGGACCTCTGGCAGTACACGGACGCAATACGAATGCGGTTGTCTGCGGAGGGACTTGGGGGCTTTCTAGGCATCGTGCTGGATGGACGCGGCCTCCGCAACCGTTTGACCCAGCCTTGTGCCGGTACTTGTCCCGCCGGTCGGCCCCGGGCGTCCCCGGAGCCGACCGTTCTCTTGGGTGACCGGGCTGCTGTCCCCTGCCGTCCGGTCACTTCCTGGAGCGAGGTCCCACGACGCACGGCACGTGCCGTACGCCTCATCGCTCCAGCGAGCCACGCGTGGTTCTGTCGGGCCCGCCCCTGGCTGGCACGGACACCACCACCAACGAGCCGGTGCGCGCCGCGGTCACGCGCCGTACGGGTGAGGCGGGGCCCGAACTCAGATACGACCCCTGCACAGTTCGAGCAGCGTCATGGCGAGCGGGGTGCCCGGCTTGCCGAGCGCCTCGCGGTAGCGGCCGAGGATCTCCATCTCGCGGGCAAGGTGGACCCGCCGTCCGCCGGAGGCGATACGGGTCTGCTGGACGACGGAGGAGACGGCCATCCGTTCCTGGATCAGACCGATGATCCGGTCGTCGAGCGCGTCGATGCGCTCACGGGCGTCCGCGATGGTTGCTTCCGGTGTGGTGGTCACGCAGGGCTCCTGGTGGGGTGGGTGCCCCCGGGCGACAGGATCCGGAAAACAGCAGGCGCCCCGGACCTTGTCGGCCCGGGGCGCCTGGGAAGTCGCTTGTCAGTTGCTCAAGCAGCACGACCATGGCAGCCGGCGGGCCGGGTGCCATAGGTAAACAGGTAGGTCGTCTGCGTGAGCATGGGAGCAGTATGCAGGGCCCCACGGGAGTGTCCAAGCCGGTTCGCATCCTGAGACCGGGCTCACCCCCGAACCGGCCCCGCCGGTCCCGGTAGACTCGGCCCCACACACACCTCGCTCACCGCCGGAAGGCAACCCGTGTCATCAGCGACCCCAGCCGCCCCCGACACCGTCCTGGTCGTCGACTTCGGCGCGCAGTACGCCCAGCTCATCGCCCGCCGTGTCCGCGAGGCCCGGGTCTACAGCGAGATCGTGCCGAGCACCATGCCGGTCGCGGAGATGCTCGCCAAGAACCCGGCGGCGATCATCCTCTCCGGCGGCCCCTCCTCGGTGTACGCCGAGGGCGCCCCGCGCCTGGACGGCGAGCTCTTCGAGGCCGGCGTCCCCGTCTTCGGCATGTGCTACGGCTTCCAGCTGATGGCCACCACCCTCGGTGGCACCGTCGACAACACCGGCGCGCGCGAGTACGGCCGTACGCCGTTGCACGTATCGAAGTCGGGCTCGACCCTCTTCGAGGGCACCCCCGACGAGCAGTCGGTGTGGATGTCCCACGGCGACGCCTGCTCCGCCGCCCCCGAGGGCTTCACCGTGACCGCGTCCACCGACGTCGTCCCGGTCGCCGCCTTCGAGAACGACGAGAAGAAGCTCTACGGCGTCCAGTACCACCCCGAGGTCATGCACTCCACGCACGGCCAGCAGGTCCTGGAGCACTTCCTGTACCGGGGTGCCGGTCTGAAGCCCGACTGGACCACCGGCAACGTCATCGAGGAGCAGGTCGCCGAGATCCGCTCGCGCGTCGGCGACAAGCGCGCGATCTGCGGTCTGTCCGGCGGCGTGGACTCCGCGGTGGCCGCGGCCCTGGTCGCCCGTGCCATCGGCGACCAGCTGACCTGCGTGTACGTCGACCACGGCCTGATGCGCAAGGGCGAGACCGCGCAGGTCGAGAAGGACTTCGTGGCCGCGACCGGCGTCAAGCTGGTCGTCGTCGACGCGGAGGAGCGCTTCCTCACCGCGCTGAAGGGTGTCTCCGACCCCGAGGAGAAGCGGAAGATCATCGGCCGCGAGTTCATCCGGGTCTTCGAGCAGGCCCAGGCCGAGATCATCGCGGACGAGGGCCCCGCGGTGGAGTTCCTCGTCCAGGGCACCCTCTACCCCGACGTGGTCGAGTCCGGCGGCGGCACCGGCACCGCCAACATCAAGTCCCACCACAACGTCGGCGGCCTCCCCGAGGACCTCGAGTTCCAGCTGATCGAGCCGCTGCGCAAGCTGTTCAAGGACGAGGTGCGGATGGTCGGCCAGGAGCTCGGGCTCCCGGACGAGATCGTCCAACGCCAGCCGTTCCCGGGTCCCGGCCTCGGCATCCGGATCGTCGGCGAGGTCACCAAGGAGCGCTTGGACCTCCTGCGCGACGCCGACGCCATCGCCCGCGAGGAGCTGACCGCGGCCGGCCTCGACCGCGACATCTGGCAGTGCCCGGTCGTCCTGCTCGCGGACGTCCGCTCGGTCGGCGTCCAGGGCGACGGCCGCACCTACGGCCACCCGATCGTCCTGCGCCCGGTCTCCTCCGAGGACGCCATGACCGCCGACTGGTCGCGGCTGCCGTACGACGTCCTCGCCCGCATCTCGACGCGGATCACGAACGAGGTGGCCGACGTCAACCGAGTGGTGCTCGACGTGACGTCGAAGCCGCCGGGGACCATCGAGTGGGAGTGAGCCCTTCCTCGTGAAGCGGCTCAGGTGCGCTTGATCGTGCGCACCGGCTCTCCGGGCTTCCAGACCTGGACGACGAGGTACTTGTCGTCCTCGACAGAGGTCCGCACGACCTCCGTCAGCTCCGTGCGGAAGAGGTGGAACGGCTCCGGCGGTTCCACCTCTTCGGTGTACCGGGTCTTGGTCTCCGGGTCGGTGACCTCGTGTGCCCGGCCGCTGATCCGTACGTCCCCGCCGCCCATGGTCTGGCCCTCGCCCGGGTTGGCCTGGAGGCAGAAACGCGGGTCGCGCTCGAGGTCGCGTGCCTTGAGCGAGTCCGGCATCATGCCGAGCCAGAGCTCACCGTTCAGGAAGCGGACCTCCAGGCCGGTGGTGCGCGGCGAGCCGTCCTTGCGGAGGGTCGCGAGGGTGTGATGGGTGAAGGCGCCGAAGCGCTCCTCGACGGTCCTGGCGAGGTCGGGTTCCGCGGAGGAGAAGTCTGCCCAGTTCATACCGCGCAGTCTTCCGTCGATACCCGACATCTTCTGTCAGGTATCCATCGTGTGCGCCATCTTTACAAACCACCCCTGTTCTCTTGCGCGGACCGACGGTAACTTCCGCCCCGTAAGGCAACCCAGTGCTGGAGGAGCACATGCACGAGACGCCCCTCGGGCCCACTCCGCCGATGCCGCTGCCCACCGAGAAGCTGCAGTTCGCGATGCCGCCGATGCACGACTCCGTCGAGGAGGAACGCCGGCACCGCAAGGAGCGGCTCGCCGGTGCGCTGCGCGTCTTCGGCCGGCTCGGCTTCGAGGACGGGGTCTCCGGGCACATCACCGCACGCGACCCCGAATTCACCGACTGCTTCTGGGTCAACCCCTTCGGCATGCCGTTCAAGCACGTCACCGTGAGCGACCTCGTGCTCGCCAACTCCGACGGGCAGGTCCTCGACGGCCGCTACCACGTCAACCAGGCGGCCTTCACCGTGCACTCCCAGGTGCACGCCGCCCGCCCCGACGTCGTCGCCGTCGCCCACTGCCACTCCGTGCACGGGCGGGCCCTGTCCACGCTCGGCGAGCTCCTCGACCCGCTCACCCAGGAGAGCTGCGCCTTCTACGAGGACCACGCCCTGTACGAGGCCTACACCGGGGTCGCCGTCGACGCCGACGAGGGCCGCCGGATCGCCGCCGCGCTCGGGTCCCGGAAGGCGCTGGTGCTGCGCAACCACGGGCTGCTGACCGTCGGGGACTCGGTGGACGCGGCGGCCTGGTGGTTCCTGTCGCTGGAGCGCTCCAGCCAGGTGCAGCTGCTGGCCAGGGCGGCGGGACGCCCCGTGCTCATCGAGCACCGGGCCGCGGTGGCGACCCGGGAACAGCTGGGCGGGGACCTGGTGGCGTGGATCAACTACCAGCCGACCTGGCAGGACATCAGCCGCAGCGAACCGGACCTGCTGAGCTAGAAACCCCGCAGCACCGCGGCCTTCGTCATCGCGAACTCCTCGTCCGTGAGCACCCCCTCGCGATGCAGCTCGCCCAACTCCCGCAGTCTGCGCAGCAGTACGTCGTGATGGTCGGCCGGCGGGGGAACGGCGCCCGCGGTGAGCCGGGGGCGGCGGGCGCGTTCCTCGTCGTACGCGAGGTCGCCGCGGGTGGACGGGTGCGGCAGCCGGGCCGTGACCGCCGTCGCAACCAGGGCCGTGAGCAGGTCGCGGCGCGTGCTGCCCCACAGGTCGAGGGCG is a genomic window containing:
- a CDS encoding serine/threonine-protein kinase, whose product is MSEDGEHPPDGRLIGGRYRLTGRIGSGPSGTVWRAFDEHDERYVAVKEPYLNGDAEGEERRRAAHRLPHEARAAARVDHPAAVAIHDVLLENELPLIVMELVEGESLHTALAAHGPLPAPEAARIALAVLGALHAAHGVGIVHRDVKPSNVLLEAGSGRVVLTDFGIGAAGQSTATEASADFVAPESLSGRGAGPASDLWSLGALLRAAIAGGATGPLDPLLTRLLAPEPEARPTAREAAEVLAEVAGTGLPEWATETAAAPAAEEAPTPAPVLTPADAPDQAGAIHEPRRLTALSALGLLLQKKPERG
- a CDS encoding succinic semialdehyde dehydrogenase, which gives rise to MTDAQAPAKTGTNPLAPAPEGARTAADVVTPELVAQLTKGVTGSGRTANHTPFTGEKLADLPESTPEDVQKAFEAARTAQAVWEQTPVRRRAAVLLRFHDLILERQAEVLDLIQLETGKARLHAHEEVQAVAVAARHYGRKAPAYLKPKGHTGAVPTLTKVTELRHPRGVVGQIAPWNYPLELSVGDALPAFVAGNAVVMKPDTETCLTALWARDLLIEAGLPAEVFQVVLGEGPVVGPEVVRHADYVSFTGSTRTGREVAQGAAARLVGVSLELGGKNAMLVLEDADLEKAAAGAVRACFSSAGQLCISIERLYVHESIADAFVERFAARTKAMRLGTSLAYGADMGSLVGERQLETVTRHVEEALSKGAKVIAGGVARPDVGPYFFEPTILDGVTEPMAVCAEETFGPVVSIYRFKTEDEAVELANSTPYGLNSSVWTKDGKRGREIASRVRAGTVNVNEGYASAYGSVQSPMGGMKDSGLGRRHGSEGILKYTEAQTVAQQRLLPMAPSLGMDDEKYAQFMSRSLRLMKALRFK
- a CDS encoding GMC family oxidoreductase, translated to MAQDTYDYDVVVVGSGFGGSVTALRLTEKGYRVGVLEAGRRFTRETLPKNSWDLRNYLWAPKLGMFGIQRIHLLGNVMVLAGAGVGGGSLNYANTLYVPPKPFFEDPQWRDITDWQEELKPYYDQARRMLGVRLNPTMTPSDVHLKAAAERMGVGDTFHMAPVGVFFGDGEDAEGRSKAGPGEQVEDPYFGGAGPTRKACIECGECMTGCRHGAKNTLNENYLHLAEKAGAVVHPMTTVVSVTDDSQGGYAIATLPTDDRRKSSRGRTFKARQVVIAAGTYGTQTLLHRMKAGGQLPYLSDRLGELTRTNSEALVGAQTDNRRYRRATGEQKVDFTRGVAITSSIHPDENTHIEPVRYGKGSNSMGGLSILQVPYAEGSSRVMAWLANAARHPLLVLRSLSNRRWSEKTIIGLVMQSLDNSLTTYLKPDGVGKGLLTARQGHGAPNPKQIRAASEAASAIAADINGFPGSNVGELMGAPLTAHFLGGCPIGSSRETGVIDPYHRLYGHPGISVVDGAAVSANLGVNPSLTITAQAERAMSYWPNKGERDPRPAQGQAYERLNPVEPASPAVPAEAFGALKLPFLGMPTVPKKS
- a CDS encoding LPXTG cell wall anchor domain-containing protein, coding for MKLRRALAAAAATAAIAPLALFAAPSAFADESPTPTATDSTPAADTTATDPASTPADPATTPDDPASTPASSSPSTGASSSATTSSSPSASASSSATTSSSPSASESGEPVDECEVDEDGAPVFNDSDKLHSSLTGLPDSIVAGSGWTNFKFNVSNSGDETIKDIQPFVGVGAVDWNFEEDYSDLVTVQVKQGGSWVDVATQFGEGGSFNAFSLDGGDSLSYQLRVKVDREVPSAIGIAIGLAEYQDDKGCWISDDENAGIYYFEVLPAGSDPGKPNDAKPQTGGKGAISDVNDVDVDGKLAETGSSSALPVLGLVGGFAVVAGTGVVFAVKRRKGATGAHA
- a CDS encoding chorismate mutase, which gives rise to MTTTPEATIADARERIDALDDRIIGLIQERMAVSSVVQQTRIASGGRRVHLAREMEILGRYREALGKPGTPLAMTLLELCRGRI
- the guaA gene encoding glutamine-hydrolyzing GMP synthase; this encodes MSSATPAAPDTVLVVDFGAQYAQLIARRVREARVYSEIVPSTMPVAEMLAKNPAAIILSGGPSSVYAEGAPRLDGELFEAGVPVFGMCYGFQLMATTLGGTVDNTGAREYGRTPLHVSKSGSTLFEGTPDEQSVWMSHGDACSAAPEGFTVTASTDVVPVAAFENDEKKLYGVQYHPEVMHSTHGQQVLEHFLYRGAGLKPDWTTGNVIEEQVAEIRSRVGDKRAICGLSGGVDSAVAAALVARAIGDQLTCVYVDHGLMRKGETAQVEKDFVAATGVKLVVVDAEERFLTALKGVSDPEEKRKIIGREFIRVFEQAQAEIIADEGPAVEFLVQGTLYPDVVESGGGTGTANIKSHHNVGGLPEDLEFQLIEPLRKLFKDEVRMVGQELGLPDEIVQRQPFPGPGLGIRIVGEVTKERLDLLRDADAIAREELTAAGLDRDIWQCPVVLLADVRSVGVQGDGRTYGHPIVLRPVSSEDAMTADWSRLPYDVLARISTRITNEVADVNRVVLDVTSKPPGTIEWE
- a CDS encoding pyridoxamine 5'-phosphate oxidase family protein; this translates as MNWADFSSAEPDLARTVEERFGAFTHHTLATLRKDGSPRTTGLEVRFLNGELWLGMMPDSLKARDLERDPRFCLQANPGEGQTMGGGDVRISGRAHEVTDPETKTRYTEEVEPPEPFHLFRTELTEVVRTSVEDDKYLVVQVWKPGEPVRTIKRT
- a CDS encoding class II aldolase/adducin family protein codes for the protein MHETPLGPTPPMPLPTEKLQFAMPPMHDSVEEERRHRKERLAGALRVFGRLGFEDGVSGHITARDPEFTDCFWVNPFGMPFKHVTVSDLVLANSDGQVLDGRYHVNQAAFTVHSQVHAARPDVVAVAHCHSVHGRALSTLGELLDPLTQESCAFYEDHALYEAYTGVAVDADEGRRIAAALGSRKALVLRNHGLLTVGDSVDAAAWWFLSLERSSQVQLLARAAGRPVLIEHRAAVATREQLGGDLVAWINYQPTWQDISRSEPDLLS